From the genome of Arthrobacter sp. SLBN-122:
CTAAGTAGTCAAGAGAACAAAAAGGACGGCGCGATGCCTGGTACACCTGAAGCCACCCCTGCCAAACAGGTTTCGGATGCACCAAGCCCGCGCCGTCTTTTGTCTACGGAGAAGGTCTACCAGGGCCGGATCTGGGACGTTGTCAGCGACACTTTCCAGCTCTCCGATTCCGGCGACGCGCTCACCCGCGATTACATCGAACACCCCGGCGCAGTCGCGGTCCTGCCCATGAACGATGAGGGGCAGGTCCTGCTGTTGAAGCAGTACCGGCATCCGGTGGGCATGGACCTCTGGGAGGTTCCCGCCGGACTGCTGGATGTCGAAGGCGAAGGCTTCGTGGAGGGTGCCGCCCGCGAACTGGCCGAGGAGGCGGACCTTGCCGCCGGAACCTGGAACGTCCTGGCCGATCTCTTCAATTCCCCGGGATCCTCCAGCGAGGCCATCCGCATCTACCTTGCCCGTGACCTCACCGAAGTGCCGCACCATGAGCGCCACGAACGGACGGACGAGGAAGCCGAGATCGAGTTCCACTGGATCTCCCTGGACGATGCCGTTGCGTCCGTCCTGGCCGGGCGCCTGCACAACCCGTCCGCCGTCGTCGGGATCCTTGCCGCCGCTGCCGCCCGCGCCGCCAACTATGAAGGGCTTCGCCCCGCCGACGCCCCCTGGCCCGCGCACCCCAGCCAGCGCTGATGGCAGGTGCTTCGGTAAGCGCAGGTGCTTCGGTAAGCGTGGCCCCTTCGGCTGAAGCGGCATCTGCGGTTGAACCGGTTCCGGGCACGGGAACCGCTGCCGCTGCCGCCGCGCCAGTGCCTCCAGCCATCGACCGTGGAATCACGGACTATCTGCAGCACATGGGGGTGGAACGGGGACTGGCCGCGAACACGCTGGCAGCCTACCGCCGCGACCTTGCCCGGTACGCCCGCTACCTGGCAGCAGCCGGCTGCGCGCGGCCGGAGGACATCACCCGGCACCACGTCACCGGTTATGTCCGTGCCCTTTCGGACGGTTCCGACGGCGGCTCCACCCTGGGGGTCCGGTCTGCGGCCCGGACGGTGGTGGCGGTACGCGGCCTGCACAAGTTCTGGGCCCTTGAGGGCCACACGCCGGCCGATCCAGCCCGCGACGTCCATCCCCCCATGGCCGGCAAGCGGCTGCCCAAGGCCATCACCGTTGACGAGGTGACCCGCATCCTTGAAGCGGCAGGAACCGACACCGCCGCCGGACTGCGGGACCGCGCCCTGCTCGAATTCCTCTATTCCACCGGCGCCAGGATCAGCGAAGCCGTGGGACTGGATGTGGACGACATCTCCCTCGC
Proteins encoded in this window:
- a CDS encoding NUDIX domain-containing protein, translating into MPGTPEATPAKQVSDAPSPRRLLSTEKVYQGRIWDVVSDTFQLSDSGDALTRDYIEHPGAVAVLPMNDEGQVLLLKQYRHPVGMDLWEVPAGLLDVEGEGFVEGAARELAEEADLAAGTWNVLADLFNSPGSSSEAIRIYLARDLTEVPHHERHERTDEEAEIEFHWISLDDAVASVLAGRLHNPSAVVGILAAAAARAANYEGLRPADAPWPAHPSQR
- the xerD gene encoding site-specific tyrosine recombinase XerD; this encodes MAGASVSAGASVSVAPSAEAASAVEPVPGTGTAAAAAAPVPPAIDRGITDYLQHMGVERGLAANTLAAYRRDLARYARYLAAAGCARPEDITRHHVTGYVRALSDGSDGGSTLGVRSAARTVVAVRGLHKFWALEGHTPADPARDVHPPMAGKRLPKAITVDEVTRILEAAGTDTAAGLRDRALLEFLYSTGARISEAVGLDVDDISLAEPESGPAIVRLFGKGSKERLVPLGSYGARALDAYLVRGRPLLAAKGKGTPALFLNARGGRISRQSAWTILKVAAEKANITRDVSPHTLRHSFATHLLEGGADVRVVQELLGHASVTTTQVYTLVTADTLREIYAAAHPRALG